A portion of the Acidisarcina polymorpha genome contains these proteins:
- a CDS encoding CaiB/BaiF CoA transferase family protein yields MPPVLESMRVVEITEALAGPYCAMLLGDFGADVIKVERRITGDHARGWGPPFAAGESAYFLAANRNKRSLTLDYDHPAGREVLERLIATADVLLINQPSLASLRRRALDPETLLKQYSRLIYCAISGYGLGPSVKTGQPGYDIVAQAEAGVMSFTGEPQGEPVRYPVAIADMTCGAYAAMGILAALLARERSGQGQFLDMALFDSQLTWLINIGSNWLNCGKEPVRWGNAHPSIVPYEVFAGSDGRNFVLGVGTEPLWLKLTNLLGEETGWADEPRFATNAQRIEHRAELIPMLRERFRRRPAAIWLEKLALAKIPAAAIQSVPEALGQAQSVERSMIVEIEHPLLGIARSVGNPVRLSQSPPTYRLPPPLLGEHTAAILGELRYDENEVAELRRSAAV; encoded by the coding sequence ATGCCTCCGGTACTCGAATCGATGCGTGTCGTTGAGATTACCGAAGCGCTGGCGGGTCCATACTGCGCCATGCTGTTAGGCGACTTTGGCGCGGATGTGATCAAAGTGGAGCGCCGAATCACAGGAGATCATGCCCGCGGCTGGGGTCCACCGTTTGCCGCTGGCGAATCCGCCTACTTCCTCGCCGCCAACCGCAACAAACGCTCATTGACCCTCGACTACGATCATCCCGCTGGCCGGGAGGTTCTAGAGAGATTGATCGCGACCGCCGACGTCCTGCTGATCAATCAGCCATCCCTGGCGTCGCTGCGGCGACGGGCCCTCGATCCGGAGACGCTGTTGAAGCAGTATTCCCGGCTAATCTACTGCGCCATCTCCGGATATGGCCTGGGACCCTCAGTGAAGACCGGACAGCCAGGCTACGACATCGTCGCCCAGGCAGAGGCCGGGGTCATGAGCTTTACGGGTGAGCCTCAAGGAGAACCGGTGCGCTACCCGGTAGCCATTGCCGATATGACCTGCGGCGCCTATGCCGCCATGGGCATTCTGGCGGCGCTGCTCGCCCGGGAAAGATCAGGGCAGGGACAGTTCCTCGACATGGCCTTATTCGACTCGCAACTTACCTGGCTGATCAACATCGGCAGCAATTGGCTGAACTGTGGAAAGGAGCCAGTACGGTGGGGCAACGCTCATCCGAGCATCGTGCCCTACGAGGTGTTTGCTGGTTCCGACGGGCGCAACTTCGTACTCGGCGTCGGCACCGAGCCCCTCTGGCTTAAGTTGACGAATCTTCTCGGAGAAGAAACCGGCTGGGCCGACGAACCTCGTTTTGCAACGAATGCCCAACGGATCGAGCATCGAGCTGAATTGATACCCATGCTGCGCGAAAGATTTCGACGGCGACCCGCCGCCATCTGGCTGGAGAAGCTGGCTCTGGCCAAGATCCCCGCGGCAGCGATCCAGAGCGTTCCGGAGGCGCTCGGCCAGGCTCAATCCGTCGAAAGAAGCATGATCGTTGAAATTGAGCATCCATTATTAGGCATCGCCCGGAGCGTCGGCAATCCGGTGCGGCTCTCGCAATCGCCTCCAACCTATCGCTTGCCACCGCCGCTTTTGGGGGAACATACCGCGGCGATTCTCGGCGAATTGCGCTACGACGAAAACGAAGTAGCCGAATTAAGGCGAAGCGCCGCCGTCTAG